One part of the Candidatus Bathyarchaeota archaeon genome encodes these proteins:
- a CDS encoding radical SAM protein: MLKSRMTHTPFFLAHAITYDCNSRCKTCTYWQMSRRRNEDLSTEKVYQLLDQAYRCGMRGYYLFGGEPTLREDIGEVVHYAKNRGFLTTMNTNGSLLAAKAEVLKDIDFLFVSLDYCNRYHDFIRGRPGSFDEVIEGIRRIRSAGDARVVLVATISRLNYDVVEPMAEFAKKMHVGISFNSVEPTVASSFEAGRSVVPVGDYGLAEPQLNFFYDRLLRLKNMGYPLMETKQVLEHFVEHRSWKCHFPKMFVYVSADNKIFNCTYNHTYDLNRGSFSDYFASSLFKNHVAAAEKCNVCIRTCVRGYCYTYALSPLHLLNLVSDAKNLL; this comes from the coding sequence ATGCTTAAGTCGCGGATGACTCATACCCCCTTTTTTTTGGCGCATGCAATAACCTACGACTGCAACTCCAGATGCAAAACCTGCACTTACTGGCAGATGTCGCGGCGGCGAAACGAGGATTTATCTACAGAAAAGGTTTATCAGCTCCTTGACCAGGCCTACCGCTGTGGAATGCGGGGTTACTACCTCTTCGGGGGAGAACCTACCCTTCGCGAGGACATAGGTGAAGTGGTGCATTACGCCAAGAACAGAGGCTTCTTGACCACTATGAACACCAATGGTTCACTGCTGGCTGCAAAGGCAGAGGTGCTCAAAGACATCGATTTCCTCTTTGTGTCCCTTGACTACTGCAACCGCTACCACGACTTCATAAGGGGAAGACCCGGATCATTTGATGAAGTGATTGAGGGTATCCGCAGAATCAGGTCGGCAGGCGATGCCCGGGTAGTACTGGTCGCTACCATCAGCCGCCTAAACTATGATGTGGTTGAACCTATGGCGGAGTTCGCCAAGAAAATGCATGTTGGCATCTCATTCAACTCGGTGGAACCCACCGTTGCATCTAGCTTTGAAGCGGGGCGATCAGTGGTGCCCGTGGGGGACTACGGCTTAGCTGAGCCGCAACTGAATTTCTTCTACGATAGGCTGCTGAGGCTAAAAAACATGGGTTATCCCCTCATGGAAACCAAACAGGTTCTTGAACATTTTGTCGAGCATCGAAGTTGGAAATGTCATTTTCCCAAGATGTTTGTGTATGTCTCGGCGGACAACAAAATCTTCAACTGCACCTACAACCACACCTATGACCTCAACCGCGGCTCCTTTAGCGATTACTTTGCAAGCAGCCTCTTCAAAAACCACGTTGCCGCCGCAGAGAAATGCAACGTTTGCATCCGCACCTGTGTCCGCGGCTACTGCTACACCTATGCCCTTAGTCCCCTGCACCTGCTAAATCTGGTGTCTGACGCAAAGAATCTGCTATAG
- a CDS encoding HEAT repeat domain-containing protein, translating to MQANGDIDGLINALEYKKDPSVRIEASRALFMIRDRRTINALIAALNDPVVEVRQNASATLRDLVDDRAENSMHLALKDTDYWVRQNAAYMLSRTNGEHKIDGLLYLLADRKWRSRPEAAKELGELHNERAVEGLVAVLNESDDDLNHSSIEALGKIGGDKALNTLIAALHDPKASTRKDAAKALGIIGDRRAVESLIVTLKDENNAVKLQAIDTLNKIGDIKAIEPLADILKDATVCKPAAEALVKIGREKALNALILTLQNQDVNSRRCAIEALGSIHNLQATNALVPLLKDESIEIRRLAATSLGEIGDSQATDALVAVFRMDNDFSVRRAASRALGQLNSPSFSISPEEVDQKLKSIFDPANFNYTHKLNLNKFEESKLSSELEALKKELDLLVPLSSLTDTVVYWTIYASTFEAEEVTNIGGWETTNLTLMQSNEAISNLCNYVSPVTSNILHLISQKKDISIYYSEGCPEIETNYVTKELSFQNQREQALNELKKRSNPPYDIQNYKKS from the coding sequence ATGCAGGCTAACGGCGACATAGACGGCTTGATAAATGCACTGGAATACAAGAAAGATCCCTCAGTTAGAATAGAGGCATCACGTGCCTTATTTATGATTAGAGATAGACGCACAATCAACGCATTAATTGCGGCACTCAATGACCCAGTGGTTGAAGTGCGCCAAAACGCTTCAGCCACATTAAGGGACTTAGTGGATGACCGAGCAGAAAATTCAATGCATCTTGCGCTCAAAGACACAGATTATTGGGTACGTCAAAACGCGGCATACATGCTCTCGAGAACAAACGGCGAACATAAAATCGATGGGCTACTCTATTTGCTTGCAGACCGGAAGTGGAGATCACGTCCGGAGGCGGCAAAGGAACTAGGTGAATTGCATAATGAGCGAGCAGTTGAGGGGTTAGTTGCGGTCCTCAATGAGTCGGATGATGATTTAAACCACTCGTCAATTGAGGCGTTAGGAAAGATAGGCGGGGATAAAGCGCTAAACACATTGATAGCTGCCCTTCATGATCCGAAAGCCTCCACTCGCAAAGATGCGGCAAAAGCACTAGGAATAATTGGAGACCGCCGTGCAGTAGAATCATTAATTGTGACCCTTAAAGACGAGAACAATGCGGTCAAATTACAAGCAATTGATACTTTAAACAAAATAGGCGATATAAAAGCGATAGAGCCCTTGGCGGATATTCTTAAAGATGCAACTGTATGCAAACCTGCGGCAGAGGCTTTGGTGAAAATCGGTAGAGAAAAAGCGCTAAATGCACTCATACTTACTCTTCAAAACCAAGATGTAAATTCACGCAGATGCGCTATTGAAGCATTAGGGTCTATTCATAATTTACAAGCTACAAACGCATTAGTTCCTCTGCTTAAAGACGAAAGCATCGAAATAAGAAGACTCGCAGCGACAAGTTTAGGTGAAATAGGCGATTCACAGGCAACTGACGCTTTAGTTGCAGTATTTAGAATGGACAACGACTTCTCTGTTCGCAGAGCAGCTTCCAGAGCATTAGGACAGCTGAACAGTCCTTCTTTTAGCATATCTCCCGAAGAAGTTGACCAAAAACTCAAGTCAATATTTGATCCAGCTAATTTCAATTATACGCATAAGTTGAATTTGAACAAATTCGAGGAATCCAAACTTTCTAGTGAACTTGAGGCTTTGAAAAAGGAACTCGATCTTTTAGTTCCTCTGTCCTCTCTTACAGATACAGTCGTTTATTGGACGATATACGCATCAACATTTGAAGCCGAAGAAGTGACTAACATCGGAGGATGGGAGACCACGAATCTTACACTTATGCAGTCTAATGAAGCAATTAGCAATCTCTGTAATTATGTCTCTCCCGTTACAAGTAACATACTACACCTGATTTCACAGAAAAAAGACATCAGCATCTATTATTCTGAAGGCTGCCCAGAGATCGAAACAAACTACGTTACCAAAGAGTTGAGTTTTCAAAATCAACGTGAACAGGCACTAAACGAATTAAAAAAAAGGAGTAATCCTCCATATGATATTCAAAACTACAAAAAATCTTAA
- a CDS encoding nucleoside 2-deoxyribosyltransferase, with protein MSKRVYLAGPEVFLADAKEIGKKKKGLCRKYGFEGVFPIDVEVDGEGKTARELGLCISSINEELIRSCEIVVANITPFRGPSADVGTVYEMGYAHGLGKKVYAYTNLSASFTERTVKALGDQVNRGVDGKLRDRWGMFIEEVELTDNLMVDGCIYANGKVLVIEEAPENELFTYLGGFERLLRQIQSQHGL; from the coding sequence ATGTCTAAGCGGGTGTACCTTGCAGGTCCAGAAGTATTTCTAGCCGACGCTAAAGAAATCGGTAAGAAAAAAAAGGGTTTATGCCGAAAATACGGGTTTGAAGGCGTTTTCCCAATCGATGTAGAAGTAGATGGGGAAGGCAAAACGGCAAGGGAACTGGGTTTATGTATCAGCAGCATAAACGAAGAGCTTATTCGCAGCTGCGAAATCGTTGTTGCAAACATCACGCCGTTTCGGGGTCCAAGCGCAGATGTGGGAACCGTCTATGAAATGGGCTATGCGCATGGCTTAGGCAAAAAAGTGTACGCTTACACCAACCTATCCGCTTCATTTACGGAGCGCACCGTAAAAGCCCTCGGTGACCAGGTTAACCGCGGCGTGGATGGGAAACTGCGGGACCGATGGGGCATGTTCATAGAGGAAGTTGAGTTAACCGATAACTTGATGGTGGACGGCTGCATATATGCAAACGGCAAAGTGCTGGTGATAGAGGAAGCCCCTGAAAACGAGTTATTCACGTATTTAGGCGGCTTTGAGAGGCTGCTACGGCAAATCCAAAGCCAACATGGTCTATAG
- a CDS encoding PQQ-binding-like beta-propeller repeat protein: MKNIINAVKSIRKSKNYSAAFLTLLITVSIALPMMAMTQTASAEAGISIKTYALLSVGPNPVGVDQKLAIVMWLDKLPPVPAVQTSTVRAIPFTNFTLEVTKPNGEMETFGPFTSDATGSAATSYVPDTVGNYTFQVNYGGEWLTGARVAGANITTDYYQPSKTQKVTVVVQEEPIYATPGAPLPTEYWTRPIDARNYEWETLGGNWLGLPLQFATGCNEDGTFNPYSAAPKTSHVLWSIPQSFGGIVGDNFNESDYYTGLSYQAKFNYGASAVVLNGRLYYHPTYGPAATSQGLSCVDLATGKELWFLNGTRISFGQLLSTENMNVHGVNSYLWNYASGTSTMYDAYTGLALLKVTGCQAATKVAMSETGDVLVYTLNANAKWLSLWNSTKAINPTDELTFSPSLTKTYNWADGLMYNVTIPDISGQTLSSFGDGVLITAAAFREADPAVRTVAGYDTATGKNLWIMNLTDYTIRPQYNFSPVTEGCFAWFKQETTEWYGFDAQTGKKLWGPTEPYADSYGMYSASFAGAGAPNPQVAYGKIFTAGYDGVVHAIDIKTGKTVWEFSSGATIDTVYGHYPFYGGVSIADGVVFATANEHTPNDPLWRGAKVYAINATDGTPVWNISSWATGTVVADGKLLEYNNYDSELYTFGKGTSSTTVDAPMNAATLGSSVTIRGRVIDTSPGTQQSELALRFPEGVPAVADQSMSGWMEYLYMQQARPADTEGVPVTLSVVDGNGNYREIGTTKTTDGFFTFNWKPDIEGQYTVYASFAGSESYWPSHAVTSFAVDPAAATPAPSPSPAPSMADTYLLPGIAAIIVVIVLVGAAIILVLRKRP, from the coding sequence ATGAAAAATATCATAAACGCAGTAAAATCAATCCGTAAATCCAAAAACTACTCCGCTGCCTTTCTAACGCTGCTCATCACAGTATCTATTGCTTTACCGATGATGGCTATGACCCAAACCGCTAGCGCAGAGGCAGGTATATCCATAAAAACCTACGCGCTACTCTCGGTTGGACCAAACCCCGTCGGTGTCGACCAAAAACTCGCCATAGTCATGTGGCTAGACAAACTTCCGCCGGTCCCAGCAGTCCAAACATCCACCGTACGCGCTATTCCCTTTACAAACTTCACCTTAGAAGTCACAAAGCCAAACGGCGAAATGGAAACCTTCGGCCCCTTCACTTCTGATGCCACTGGCTCAGCAGCAACCAGCTATGTCCCTGACACGGTAGGCAACTACACCTTCCAGGTTAATTATGGAGGCGAATGGCTTACTGGTGCACGCGTTGCTGGCGCTAACATAACCACCGACTACTACCAACCAAGCAAAACCCAGAAAGTAACAGTCGTTGTACAAGAAGAGCCCATATATGCTACTCCAGGCGCACCCCTTCCAACTGAATACTGGACCCGACCGATTGACGCACGAAACTATGAATGGGAAACACTGGGCGGAAACTGGCTCGGATTACCCTTGCAGTTCGCAACAGGATGCAATGAAGACGGAACCTTCAACCCATACTCTGCAGCTCCAAAAACCTCACACGTTCTCTGGAGTATCCCGCAGTCCTTCGGAGGCATCGTAGGCGACAACTTTAACGAATCAGACTACTACACTGGCTTATCCTATCAAGCAAAATTCAACTATGGCGCAAGCGCAGTTGTTCTCAACGGCAGACTATACTACCACCCGACATATGGCCCCGCAGCAACCTCACAGGGCTTGTCATGCGTTGACTTAGCAACCGGCAAAGAACTCTGGTTCTTAAACGGCACGAGAATCTCTTTCGGTCAACTATTGTCAACTGAAAACATGAACGTTCACGGCGTAAACTCATACCTTTGGAATTACGCTTCAGGCACCTCCACGATGTATGATGCCTACACAGGTCTTGCATTGCTGAAGGTTACCGGATGCCAAGCAGCAACAAAAGTTGCCATGTCAGAAACCGGTGACGTATTAGTCTACACTTTAAACGCTAACGCAAAATGGCTATCTCTGTGGAACTCAACTAAAGCAATCAACCCCACCGATGAATTGACCTTCTCACCGAGCCTTACAAAAACCTACAACTGGGCTGACGGCTTAATGTACAACGTGACAATCCCCGACATATCCGGTCAAACCCTCAGCTCCTTTGGCGACGGCGTACTAATCACTGCAGCCGCCTTCAGAGAAGCTGACCCAGCAGTCAGAACCGTTGCAGGCTACGATACAGCAACTGGCAAAAACCTCTGGATCATGAACCTAACTGACTACACTATACGCCCACAATACAACTTTAGCCCCGTAACTGAAGGCTGCTTTGCATGGTTCAAGCAGGAAACAACCGAATGGTATGGTTTCGATGCTCAAACAGGCAAGAAACTCTGGGGCCCAACTGAACCCTACGCTGACTCATATGGCATGTACAGTGCATCATTCGCTGGCGCAGGCGCACCTAACCCGCAAGTTGCATACGGCAAAATCTTCACCGCAGGCTACGACGGCGTTGTCCACGCAATCGACATTAAGACAGGCAAAACCGTTTGGGAATTCTCCAGCGGCGCAACCATCGACACAGTATACGGTCACTATCCATTCTACGGCGGCGTTTCAATCGCAGACGGCGTGGTCTTTGCAACCGCAAACGAGCACACACCCAACGATCCACTTTGGCGTGGCGCAAAAGTCTATGCAATAAACGCTACTGACGGCACTCCAGTCTGGAACATTTCCTCTTGGGCTACAGGCACAGTTGTCGCAGACGGCAAACTGCTTGAATACAACAACTACGACAGCGAACTCTACACATTCGGTAAAGGCACCAGCTCAACTACCGTTGATGCACCCATGAATGCTGCAACCTTAGGTTCCTCAGTCACCATCCGTGGCAGAGTCATCGACACATCGCCAGGCACACAGCAAAGCGAATTAGCACTACGATTCCCAGAGGGCGTCCCAGCAGTTGCTGACCAAAGTATGAGCGGCTGGATGGAATACCTCTACATGCAGCAGGCAAGACCAGCAGACACCGAAGGCGTTCCAGTTACCCTTAGCGTTGTTGACGGAAACGGCAACTACCGCGAAATCGGAACAACCAAAACCACAGATGGCTTCTTCACTTTCAACTGGAAACCAGACATCGAAGGACAATACACTGTCTACGCTTCCTTTGCAGGCAGCGAATCCTATTGGCCATCACATGCAGTGACTTCGTTCGCAGTTGACCCCGCAGCCGCAACACCCGCACCTTCGCCTTCACCCGCACCATCCATGGCTGACACGTATCTGCTTCCAGGCATTGCAGCAATTATTGTTGTGATCGTTTTAGTCGGCGCAGCAATAATTCTGGTGCTCCGCAAGCGACCATAA
- a CDS encoding PQQ-binding-like beta-propeller repeat protein, with amino-acid sequence MNKKLSAMIIFVLIAAMAIPLGITNFSAEAQTTTYTNMQEGGSIPLPAGVTPDSTLSTISHLSFNPNPVGVNQSVTAFMWLSPPTHASRYLSNFTLVITDPSGNKEVITKETYRADTTSWATFTPDEAGTWKIEFIFPGAYYPTGNYTVAGGGALGSQVTSFTQSVYYKPSSDGPYNLTVQAEPVAIRPESALPADYWERPIASANREWWSILGYYPATGVVGNPDDDYWPDETNPYMSNYKYLPYVQGPESAHVVWKKQYAIGGLADAIIPRTTWTSLKGGSPSIIYAGRCYETIPKSINGVATNVWTCYDLRTGKTIWEQPGITQIPTMVTFNTGYGDVPGADPQWGRRTFLTYVGGGRCICYDPFTGAVATGASSTSPYNVSIAPLTTGTLYANLDYPYFLSVQDLGASAAPNRYRLVNWTVKGDYGLNMATVNVGFRVMSNISWPYSSLSSLVDYEAGVAVTSSSGYNAAMGASIDANLTAVDIYTGQVLWTRMADVPYNVWPASVADHGKVAVRFEDGYFYCWDIKNGKFLWKSEMSSWPWGTFGAYDIASYGGNIIFTQYDGVAAYDWDTGEVSWLYQAKEKYPYDSPYQDNYPFFCIEPLIADGKVYAVNTEHTPTEPLTRGWELHCINATSGEGIWSMPSMMEASPGVRPCAIADGYLVNANGLDGITYCYGKGKSQTTVSAPSTELTVGQKFTITGTVLDMSPAQEGTAAISDESMSAWMQYLHMQASKPTNATGVSVTLTAIDPNNNVINIGTATSDTNGVYGLTWAPEVSGMYNVIASFAGSDSYGSSVASTYFTATDAPAATPQPTAAPASIADAYFIPAVAGIIVAIFAVGAILAILMLKKRP; translated from the coding sequence ATGAACAAAAAACTATCGGCAATGATAATTTTTGTGCTGATTGCGGCGATGGCTATACCTTTAGGTATAACTAATTTCTCTGCAGAAGCGCAAACGACGACGTACACTAACATGCAAGAAGGAGGCTCAATACCCCTTCCCGCAGGCGTTACACCGGACAGTACATTAAGCACTATTTCGCACCTTAGCTTTAACCCTAACCCCGTAGGCGTAAATCAGAGCGTTACCGCTTTCATGTGGCTATCTCCCCCAACACACGCAAGCAGATACCTCAGCAACTTCACATTGGTGATAACTGATCCCTCTGGTAACAAAGAAGTCATCACAAAAGAAACCTATCGTGCAGACACAACATCATGGGCAACCTTTACACCCGACGAAGCAGGCACATGGAAAATCGAATTCATATTCCCAGGCGCATATTACCCCACAGGAAACTACACAGTCGCAGGCGGCGGAGCACTCGGCAGCCAAGTGACAAGTTTCACACAATCAGTCTACTATAAGCCAAGCTCGGATGGACCCTACAACCTTACTGTTCAAGCTGAACCGGTGGCGATTCGCCCTGAATCTGCTCTTCCAGCCGATTACTGGGAACGTCCAATAGCTTCAGCAAACAGGGAATGGTGGAGTATTTTAGGTTACTATCCAGCAACCGGCGTAGTGGGCAATCCAGACGACGACTACTGGCCAGATGAAACCAACCCATACATGAGCAATTACAAGTATCTTCCTTACGTTCAAGGACCCGAATCTGCGCACGTAGTGTGGAAGAAGCAGTACGCGATAGGCGGCTTAGCTGACGCAATAATTCCTCGAACAACCTGGACTAGTCTTAAAGGTGGTTCGCCATCAATTATTTATGCTGGCAGATGCTACGAAACAATTCCCAAATCGATAAACGGAGTTGCCACCAACGTTTGGACCTGTTATGATTTAAGGACCGGTAAAACGATATGGGAACAGCCGGGAATTACACAGATCCCTACAATGGTGACATTCAACACTGGCTACGGAGACGTACCTGGCGCTGACCCACAATGGGGACGAAGAACCTTCTTGACCTACGTGGGCGGAGGCCGTTGTATATGCTACGACCCCTTCACTGGTGCAGTAGCAACAGGTGCAAGCAGTACCTCACCATACAACGTGTCAATTGCTCCCCTGACGACTGGTACCCTATATGCTAACTTGGATTACCCCTACTTCCTAAGCGTGCAAGACCTAGGTGCATCAGCAGCCCCCAACAGATACCGACTCGTAAACTGGACAGTGAAAGGCGATTACGGATTGAACATGGCTACTGTGAACGTTGGCTTCCGTGTCATGAGCAACATATCTTGGCCCTACAGCAGCTTAAGCAGTCTAGTTGATTACGAAGCAGGCGTAGCTGTTACCTCCTCGTCAGGATACAACGCAGCTATGGGCGCAAGCATAGATGCAAACCTTACCGCAGTCGACATCTACACTGGACAAGTACTATGGACCAGAATGGCTGATGTTCCCTACAATGTCTGGCCTGCATCTGTTGCAGATCACGGAAAAGTTGCAGTTCGCTTTGAAGACGGCTACTTCTACTGCTGGGACATCAAAAACGGTAAATTCCTATGGAAGAGCGAAATGTCAAGCTGGCCTTGGGGAACCTTCGGCGCTTACGACATTGCCTCATACGGTGGAAACATTATCTTCACGCAATACGACGGCGTAGCTGCATATGACTGGGATACAGGCGAAGTTTCATGGCTATACCAAGCGAAAGAGAAATATCCATACGACAGCCCCTACCAAGACAACTATCCGTTCTTCTGTATAGAACCTTTGATTGCTGACGGAAAAGTCTATGCTGTTAACACTGAACACACCCCCACTGAACCTCTGACCCGCGGATGGGAACTTCACTGCATTAACGCTACCTCAGGCGAAGGCATATGGAGCATGCCCTCCATGATGGAAGCTTCTCCAGGCGTCAGACCCTGCGCAATAGCCGACGGATACCTAGTAAACGCCAACGGATTAGACGGAATCACCTACTGCTACGGCAAAGGCAAAAGCCAAACAACCGTTTCGGCACCCTCAACAGAGCTAACAGTTGGACAGAAATTCACCATAACTGGCACAGTCTTAGACATGTCACCTGCCCAGGAAGGCACCGCTGCAATATCTGATGAATCCATGAGTGCTTGGATGCAGTATCTCCACATGCAAGCTTCAAAGCCCACCAACGCAACCGGTGTCTCTGTAACCTTAACTGCAATCGACCCCAACAACAACGTAATCAACATAGGCACAGCCACCAGCGACACAAACGGTGTCTACGGTTTAACATGGGCACCTGAAGTTTCAGGCATGTACAATGTCATCGCATCCTTCGCAGGCTCAGACTCCTATGGCAGCTCAGTAGCATCAACCTACTTCACCGCAACCGACGCACCCGCTGCAACACCCCAACCAACCGCTGCACCAGCTTCCATCGCCGACGCCTATTTCATTCCAGCAGTCGCAGGCATAATCGTCGCAATCTTCGCAGTCGGAGCAATATTAGCAATCTTGATGCTCAAGAAAAGGCCCTAA
- a CDS encoding radical SAM protein, protein MYKKHPINKIYVHLTHACNLNCKYCYFDASEVMKNEMSSDEFYRLCEEILTISPKKVVFTGGEPLLRSDLLNIATYLRSLDPYKRTLMCLMTNGKLIDEEKAGCIAQVFDEVRVSIDGPKEINDNLRGPGSFDDAMRAIHYFKQAGIYPSLSITVTSANLPHLSKWLSFILKEGIATKFHLTQFRQIGRGSLQPALDCSSTEIRLVMADFWQRHFGIPLNQESIKKPSLISCGNCGVGKYVNILPDGSIYPCHVLSSPKFFLGNIKENKLAAIIEESNLLKQLLNINFINFKGGSDHLKQILGNTACLGEVYREAPKELLDAIESSIV, encoded by the coding sequence ATGTACAAGAAACACCCCATTAACAAAATCTATGTTCACCTTACGCATGCCTGTAATCTCAATTGCAAATACTGTTATTTTGACGCAAGCGAAGTCATGAAAAATGAAATGTCAAGTGACGAATTTTACAGACTCTGCGAGGAAATATTGACAATCTCCCCAAAAAAAGTTGTCTTTACAGGAGGCGAACCCCTGCTTCGAAGTGACCTCCTGAATATTGCAACTTATCTTCGTAGTTTGGACCCATATAAAAGAACTCTAATGTGTCTAATGACAAACGGGAAGCTGATAGATGAGGAAAAAGCAGGTTGTATCGCTCAAGTGTTCGACGAGGTACGGGTTAGTATAGATGGCCCAAAAGAAATCAACGATAACCTCAGAGGCCCAGGTTCATTTGACGATGCAATGAGAGCGATTCATTATTTTAAGCAGGCAGGAATTTATCCGAGCCTCAGCATAACTGTCACTTCGGCAAACCTCCCCCATCTCTCAAAGTGGTTGTCTTTTATACTTAAGGAAGGGATTGCGACAAAGTTTCACTTGACGCAATTTAGACAAATTGGCAGAGGCTCTCTTCAACCTGCTCTTGACTGTTCATCTACTGAGATCAGATTGGTTATGGCTGATTTTTGGCAGCGACATTTCGGTATCCCCTTAAACCAAGAATCCATAAAGAAGCCCAGCCTCATAAGTTGCGGTAACTGTGGCGTTGGCAAATACGTTAACATTCTTCCAGACGGTTCAATCTATCCATGCCATGTTTTGTCTTCGCCAAAGTTTTTTTTGGGTAACATAAAAGAAAATAAATTAGCCGCCATTATTGAGGAATCCAATCTCTTAAAGCAACTTCTGAACATAAATTTCATAAATTTCAAAGGTGGGAGCGACCATTTGAAGCAAATTTTAGGTAATACAGCATGCCTTGGCGAGGTATACCGTGAAGCTCCTAAAGAACTCTTGGATGCTATAGAGTCGTCCATAGTTTGA
- a CDS encoding 50S ribosomal protein L3: MGHRKHHAPRHGSLAYLPRKRAKSPVARIRYWPKIDADSPRLLGFTAYKAGMTYIFTIEDRKRSPNFGKEVMRGATVLETPPIMVCGIRTYTKTPYGLQNLTEAWMKEPPASLDRLLVLPESFDTDAMLEKIQTNLESTSVVRVITATQPSQSSLCKKKPETCEIQIGGGTIQQQIDYAKQLLGKTVTPEEVFKDGQYIDIAGVTVGKGYQGPVKRWGVTCLQHKGRKTKRGIATLGPWNPHHLMYSVARAGQMGYHQRIEFNKRILKIGKDGKEVTVKGGYVRYGEVNGPYMVIEGSIPGTEKRTIRLRVPARPPTEVPEAPPQVTYISLESPQGK; the protein is encoded by the coding sequence ATGGGACATCGTAAACATCACGCTCCAAGACATGGTTCACTTGCTTATTTACCTAGGAAACGCGCCAAGAGTCCAGTTGCGCGCATACGCTACTGGCCAAAAATCGACGCGGATAGCCCTAGGCTACTTGGTTTCACAGCCTACAAAGCAGGCATGACCTACATATTCACTATCGAAGACCGGAAGCGTTCACCAAACTTCGGCAAAGAAGTTATGCGTGGAGCCACGGTCCTAGAAACCCCGCCAATTATGGTGTGCGGTATCAGAACCTACACTAAAACGCCTTATGGACTCCAGAACCTCACTGAGGCCTGGATGAAGGAGCCGCCGGCAAGCCTAGATCGGCTACTGGTTTTGCCGGAAAGCTTCGACACAGACGCCATGCTTGAGAAAATCCAAACCAACCTCGAAAGCACCTCTGTGGTCAGAGTAATCACCGCAACCCAGCCCAGCCAAAGCAGCCTCTGCAAAAAGAAACCGGAAACCTGCGAAATCCAAATCGGCGGCGGAACAATCCAGCAGCAAATCGACTACGCCAAACAGCTGCTCGGAAAAACCGTCACCCCCGAAGAAGTCTTCAAAGACGGACAATACATCGACATCGCAGGCGTAACCGTCGGCAAAGGCTACCAAGGCCCAGTAAAACGTTGGGGCGTAACTTGCCTGCAGCATAAAGGCAGAAAAACCAAACGCGGCATCGCCACACTCGGCCCCTGGAACCCCCATCACCTCATGTACAGCGTTGCCCGCGCAGGCCAAATGGGTTATCATCAACGCATCGAATTCAACAAGCGCATCCTCAAAATCGGCAAAGACGGCAAAGAAGTCACCGTTAAAGGCGGCTATGTCCGCTACGGCGAAGTCAATGGCCCCTACATGGTTATCGAAGGCAGCATCCCCGGCACCGAAAAACGCACCATCCGACTCCGTGTTCCCGCTCGTCCACCCACTGAAGTCCCCGAGGCGCCGCCGCAAGTAACATATATCTCACTGGAGTCTCCTCAAGGAAAATAG